DNA from Massilia antarctica:
CCTCGACGAGATGGCGGCAGCGATGAAAAAGCTCAAGGACCGCAAGGTCGACGTGATCGGCCACACCGATAGCCAGGGCAACAAGATCACCAACCAGAACCTGAGCCAGGCGCGCGCCGAGGCGGTCAAGACTTACCTGATCGGCGCCGGCATCAAGGGCGAGCTGCTCAGCCCCTCCGGCCAGGGCGCCGACCGCCCGGTCGCCAGCAACGACAGCGCCGACGGCCGCGCGCGCAACCGCCGCATCGAATTCCGGATGGCGCAATAAGCGCCTCCCCACTACGAGGACAACATGTTTGCAGCAGAACAGCTTTTACACCCGATCAGCGAGGACCAGCCGGCCGGCGAGGACCTGGCTTTTTCGCCTGAACTGGACGCCATCAACTTGGCGCGCAAGGCCGACGACCCCTCGCTCGACCAGGGCGAGTGGGTCACCGATATCAAGGAAGCGGACTGGGACTTCGTGGTCACGCGCTGCGCCGCCCTGCTCGAAACGCAGAGCAAGGACTTGCGCCTGGCGGTCTGGCTGGCCGAAGCGGCCGCCAAAAAACACCAGCTGCGCGGCCTGGGCGAGAGCTTTCGCGTGGTGGCCGGCCTGATCGAGCAATTCTGGGACAAGGGCCTGTACCCGGAAGCCGAGGACGACGACCACGAGCAGCGCATCGGCAACCTGTCCTGGATCCTGGGCCGCACCCCGGCCCTGGTGCGCGAAATGCGCATCACCGAAGGGGTGCGCGGCTACACCACGATCGACTTCGAAGTGGCGCGCAAGCTGGCCAATGCCAGCGGCACCAGCTACAACAATACCAACAACAGCGGCGGCGCCGCCCCGCTCAAGCTGGCCGACCTGGAAAAGGCGCGCAGCGCCAGCTCCGCCAAATTCCGCGACGCCTTCACTGCCGACGCCCAGTACTGCCTGGATTCGCTGCGCCAGTTCGAACAGGCCGCCGACGAGCGCCTCGGGCGCGACAGCCCCGGTTTCTCGAACGCGCGCGAAGCGCTGCAGAACATGGTCAGCCTGATGCCGTCCCCGGCCGCGGCGCAGGCCGCCGCCGAGCCGGTAGCGGGCGACTTCTATTACGCCGAGCCCGAAAACGACCAGGGCCCGCCGGGCGCGCCCGTACCGTCCGGGCCGCCCGGGGTGATCCGCACGCGCGAGCAAGCCGTCACCCAGCTGCGCAACGTGGCGGAATTTTTCCGCCGCACCGAACCGCACAGCCCGGCATCGTATTTCGCCGACAAGGCGGCCGACGCCGCCAACACCGAGCTGCACGTCTGGCTGCGCACGGTGGTCAAGGATGCGGGCGCCATGGCCCACATCGAAGAGTTGCTCGGCATCAAGCCGCCGCAGGACGACTAAAGGCTGGCTGGCCCGTGCCTGGCGTTGTATCTCCGCCACGGCGCGGCCCGTCCCGACCCGCTTCACATCGACGAAAAACCGGCGCCACGCCCGGGCTTTCCGGGGCATGGTCGGGGCCGGCGTGCGGCATCAACCCATTCCGCTCATCGGCTAATAATATTTCATGGAAACATTGGACGTTTCCGGTGTATCATCTAGCCAAGCATAACATTATTACAACTGACATCCCTTGAATACCATCCAGAGCATCCCAGCCGGGCACATTGCCTAAGGTCGGCCTTTTGCGGAAATCCACCACCATGTCGAACCATGTCGCAGCCCTGTCCGGCAGCTTCACCCAAACCACGCGCCTGCTGCGCCTGACCACGCCGCTGGGCGCCGATACCTTGCTGGCCGAATGCGTGCGCGGCGAAGAAACCATCAGCGCCGGCTTCAGCTTTTCCATCAGCGCGCTGGCGCTTGACGCCAGCCTCGCATTGAGCGCGCTGCTGGGCCAGCCTGCCCTGCTGCAACTGCTGACCGTCGACGGCGCCAGCCCACGCCCCTTCCACGGCCATCTGACCGCGGTCGAGCTCAACGGCGCCAACGGCGGCATGGCGCGCTACACCCTTACCCTGCAGCCGTGGAGCGTGTTCCTGGCACGCGGGCGCGACAGCCGCGTGTTCCAGGACATGACAGTGTTCGACATCCTCGATGCCGTGTTCGCCTCCTGGCAAGGCTTGGGCAAGCTGGCTCCCGCCTGGCGCTTCGAGATTGCCGAGCGCGACGTCTATCCGCGCCGCAGCCTGACCACGCAATACCAGGAAAGCGACCTGGCCTTTTGCGAACGCCTGATGAGCGAAGAAGGCTTGTTCTACTTCTACGAGCATGTGGGCGATGCCGCCAGCGACAACCTGGGCCGCCACGAAATGGTGATCGCCGACCACAACGGCGCCTTCCAGCCCAACGCGCAGGCGCGGGTGCGCTTCACCCAGCCCGGCGCGGTGATGAAGGAAGACAGCCTGGACCGCTGGAGAAGCGAGTGCAAGCTGCAGACCAATCTCGTCGAACTGATGAGCTGGGATTACCGCGCGCTCGACACCCGCCCGGTCTCGGCCGCCGCCGCGCGCCCGGGCAATGCCGAATTGGCCGTACGCGATGTGCCGGGCGCGTACGCCTACGTCAGCCGGGTCCAGGGCCAGCGCATCGCCGACAACCAGATGCAGGCGCTGGACGCCCAGCGCGAAGTGTTCACCGGCGCCGGCACCGTGCGCACCCTGGCGCCCGGCACCACCTTCGCCCTGTCCGGACATCCGGTGCATGACCGCGCCGCCAGCGAAGACGAGCGCAGCTTCGCCATCACGCGCACAATGCACCTGATGCACAACAACCTGAGCGCCGAGCTGCAGGCCGACGTCCAGCGCCAGCTCGGCGGTGCGGGGCTGGCCGCGGCCATTGCCGAAGAACAGGCCGGCAGCCTGCATGCGGTCGGCAGCGCCATGGGCCAGCGGCCGCTGTACCGCAACCGCATCGATGCGATTCCGGTGCGGGTGCCGTTCCGCGCCAGCCGCAGCGACGGCCACGGGCAATTGCTGCATCCGCGCCCTAGCGTGCGCGGCCAGCAAAGCGCGATCGTGGTCGGCCCGCCGGGCAGCGTGATCCACACCGACCGCGACCACCGGGTCAAGGTCCAGTTCCACTGGCAACGCGGCGACGCCAGCCACAGCCGGCTGGCCCATCCCCATCCGCAAGGCCATAGCGGGGCACCGGCCGACGACCTGGCCGGCACCTGGGTGCGCGTCGCCTCGCCGCTGGCACCGGTGGCCGGCGCCAACTGGGGCGGCAATGCCCTGCCCCGGGTCGGCCAGGAAGTGCTGGTGGATTTTTTGGAAGGCAATATCGACCGTCCAGTGATCATCGGCGCGCTGTACAACGGAATCGGCCGCGAGGACGCCCAGCACAACCAGGTGGCGCGCGGTGGCGGTGCCGCGACCGGCAATGCCGCGTCTTGGTTCCCGGGTAACAGCGGCGCGCACGCGCATGCGGCGGTGCTGTCCGGCCTGAAGAGCCAGGAAATGCAGGCCAGCCAGTCCGGCGTGAGTGCGTACAGCCAGCTGGTGTTCGACGACAGCCCGCAGCAGTCGCGCGTCTCCTTGCAGCGCCACGCCGGTGCGCACCAGGGCACGGCCGAACTGAACCTGGGCCACCTGCGCCACCAGACCGACAACCAGCGCCTGGCGCCGGCCGGCTTCGGCGCCGAACTCAAGACCGAGCACAGCGCCGCCTTGCGGGCCGGACGCGGCATGCTGCTCTCGACCGACTCGACCACCGGCGAACACGGGCACATGCTCGAATCGCTGCCGGCCCATGCGGAGATCACGCGCGCGCGCACCTTGCAAGTGTCGCTGGCCGAGCTGGCGCAAAACCACAACGCCATGCTCAAGGATGCGCTCGATGCGCCCGAGCCGAAGCCGGAAAAATTGCCGGCCATCGTCGGCATGGAAAACAGCATGGCGGTACTGGAAAGCACCGAGGAAGCGACAACCCTGGCGCCGTCCGCACATGGCCCGGCCGGCGGCCAGGGCAAGGTGACGGCGTACAGCGAAACCCATATGCAGTTGTCGAGCCCGGCGGGGATCGTGGCCACCACGCCGCGCGACGCGATCCTCAGCAGCGACAACAGCACCAGCATCGTGGCCGTGCATGACATTAACAGCGCGATCCAGGGCAATTACCTGCACAGCGTCAAGAATGGCATCAGCCTGTTCACCTACGGCAAGGTCGGCAGTCCCGGCAAGCCGGACCAGGAAACCGGGATCCGCCTGCACGCGGCCAGCGGCAAGTTCAGCAGCCAGAGCCAGACCGGCGAGACGCGCCTGACGGCCGAGCGCGACATTACCGTGGCGAGCAACACCGGCACCGTCACGGTGGCCGCCTCGACCCATACCCTGATGAACGCCGCCGGCGCCTTCATGCTGTTCGAGGGCGGCGATATTTCGCTGCACGGACCGGGCGTGATTACCTTCAGCGCCGGGTTTATCGATCTGACCGTACCGGCGTCGCTGCCGCTGAAAGTGCCTAACCTGCCGAAAAGCCAGGAGCTCATCGACGCCAGCGACAAGTCTTGGTTCAGTCAGCAGATCAATGCGCAAGAGGTGCTGGAAATCGACGCCGATTACGAAGGCATGCCATACCAGATATGGAAAAAAGGCGCCAAGGTCTGCCTGGCCGCCGGACAACTCAATGCGGACGGATTGTCAACGCGCCTGTTTACGGAGCAAGGCGAAGACATATCTATTATTATCGGTGACGCAAGCTGGGAAGTGTTCGCGCCTGAGCTTCCGGTACCGCCAGCAGGACATGGAGACCCAGACAATGACGAATAAAGTTCGCGACTACGAAGTTGCGCATGGAGATACGCTTTGGCGGATCGCCAAAGAAAACCGCTGCACCGTCGGTGAAATCCGGGCGCTCAATCCCAAGATCGGGAGCGGCGATCATCTCTCAATCGGTCAGTCCTTGTCAATCCCCGACCGGCTGATGGAATTCACGGTGCGTTTCCTGAATCTGTTGAAAAAACCTCCTACCGGAGTTCGGTACAAGCTGTCGGTAGGCAAAAAAGTGCTCGCCACGGATAAGGTCACCGATGAGAAATACGAAGTCACGCTGCATGTCTCCGAGGACGATGTCGTCAAAATTGAAGCACAGTTGATCGGACAAAGCGAGATGGCGCTCGTCGCCAACTGGACCGTGACGCGCGACAAGCCGGTCTTGGTCGTGCAGGTCAACAGTGCAAAGATTCCAAGCAAGACCGAGCCCCACCCGAAAACACCGGATAAGCTACCGGCGCCGACGTCATCGCCGCCCAAGCCCGGTCCCGCCGCGCCAGCGCCTGCCGCCCCTGCCGCGACGCCGCCCAAGCCGTCGTCGCCACCTGTCGCGCCCGCGCCGAAACCGGCTGGGCCGCCCGCACCGGCGAAGCCTGCACCGGCTCCGCCATCGAAACCGGCCGCAAAACCGGCCACCCCGCCGGCGAATGTCGACCAGGGCCAGGCGAACAAGAAAGGCGAGAATGCACAGGGCAAGCCGGAGCACAAGCTCCTGCCAGGAGACTGCGCATGCGGAAAGGACCTGACGCTCGAACAGTTACTCGCGGCGTTTCCTGCCCAGAAAAAGGCGATCGTCGAGAAATTTGTCGAGCCAATGAACAAGATGATGAAGAGCTATAACATCGACTCTTGCCTCCGGAAGAGCCACGCCCTGGCCCAGATCGGGCACGAATCGGGCCAGCTTCGCTATACTGCCGAGGTATTGCCGAAAGGCGTGAAAGAGGCCGATGTGTATGATGGGTACAAAGGCCGCGGCTTGATCCAGCTGACCTTCAAGACCAACTACGTCAAGTACGGTGAATTCGTCGGCAAGGATTTTTTGGGAGATAACCGCGGCAACCTCGAAAAGGTTGACGCTGCCACGGATTCGGCCGGATGGTTTTGGGTTCACGGCTATGCTACCGACCTGAACACGTACGCGGACGATAACGATCTGATTCAGATTTCGACCTCGATCAACGGTGCATTCAACGGCTTCGATGACCGCGTCGCGATTTTCAAGCGCGCCCACAAAGCATTAAACGCACCCAAATGCAAGGTGGAGAAAAACCGTAGTGCCGACTACCTGAGCTTTGAAAAAAGCTTGGCCTACAACAAACGCGACGTCGCGTTTGCGTGGGCTGTATGGAGCGATCCTGATTCTAAGAAACACGGTTTGACCAAGGATGCCGCCGTCAGCAAGGCTGCCTACCAGCGCTTTCTTGAGCTGAACAAGGCTAACCCGATTAAGAAGACGCGTTTCGGCTTCAAGTCAACCGCCGACATGATTAAATTAGCAACGGAGAAGACAAAATGAACAAGCTGGCGATGAGCGCGGCATTTTTACTGACGTGCGTTGGACAGGCGGCATCGTCCCAGGCGGGCGGCGTCGACATTCAAAAATATATTGCGCAGCAAGGCTGGACTCCCTACGAGGGCAAGAGCGCCAGCATGCCTTTTGCCGATCTTGCGCCGGTCATGTACGTGGCAAAGGGCCAGAACGCACCCAGTTGCGGATTGCTCGCGCAAGGCGTTGCGGGCCCTTTGTTCTTCGATATCCTAACGCCTGAAAAAGGCGAAAGCTATCCGCAGTGCCTGTCCATTAACGCGTCTGCCTCGTTCAATCTTGGATCCAAAAATTATGTTGTCGTGGAATACCTGGATCGGGATACCAAGGATGAAACGTACCGTTATTACTATTATCTCCACAAGGACGGGAGCGGCAAATATACGGTGGATGAGCGGCTCAACAGCGCCGGTGGCCAACGGGACACTATATCGATGAGTGCACTGAA
Protein-coding regions in this window:
- the tssA gene encoding type VI secretion system protein TssA → MFAAEQLLHPISEDQPAGEDLAFSPELDAINLARKADDPSLDQGEWVTDIKEADWDFVVTRCAALLETQSKDLRLAVWLAEAAAKKHQLRGLGESFRVVAGLIEQFWDKGLYPEAEDDDHEQRIGNLSWILGRTPALVREMRITEGVRGYTTIDFEVARKLANASGTSYNNTNNSGGAAPLKLADLEKARSASSAKFRDAFTADAQYCLDSLRQFEQAADERLGRDSPGFSNAREALQNMVSLMPSPAAAQAAAEPVAGDFYYAEPENDQGPPGAPVPSGPPGVIRTREQAVTQLRNVAEFFRRTEPHSPASYFADKAADAANTELHVWLRTVVKDAGAMAHIEELLGIKPPQDD
- a CDS encoding type VI secretion system Vgr family protein; the protein is MSNHVAALSGSFTQTTRLLRLTTPLGADTLLAECVRGEETISAGFSFSISALALDASLALSALLGQPALLQLLTVDGASPRPFHGHLTAVELNGANGGMARYTLTLQPWSVFLARGRDSRVFQDMTVFDILDAVFASWQGLGKLAPAWRFEIAERDVYPRRSLTTQYQESDLAFCERLMSEEGLFYFYEHVGDAASDNLGRHEMVIADHNGAFQPNAQARVRFTQPGAVMKEDSLDRWRSECKLQTNLVELMSWDYRALDTRPVSAAAARPGNAELAVRDVPGAYAYVSRVQGQRIADNQMQALDAQREVFTGAGTVRTLAPGTTFALSGHPVHDRAASEDERSFAITRTMHLMHNNLSAELQADVQRQLGGAGLAAAIAEEQAGSLHAVGSAMGQRPLYRNRIDAIPVRVPFRASRSDGHGQLLHPRPSVRGQQSAIVVGPPGSVIHTDRDHRVKVQFHWQRGDASHSRLAHPHPQGHSGAPADDLAGTWVRVASPLAPVAGANWGGNALPRVGQEVLVDFLEGNIDRPVIIGALYNGIGREDAQHNQVARGGGAATGNAASWFPGNSGAHAHAAVLSGLKSQEMQASQSGVSAYSQLVFDDSPQQSRVSLQRHAGAHQGTAELNLGHLRHQTDNQRLAPAGFGAELKTEHSAALRAGRGMLLSTDSTTGEHGHMLESLPAHAEITRARTLQVSLAELAQNHNAMLKDALDAPEPKPEKLPAIVGMENSMAVLESTEEATTLAPSAHGPAGGQGKVTAYSETHMQLSSPAGIVATTPRDAILSSDNSTSIVAVHDINSAIQGNYLHSVKNGISLFTYGKVGSPGKPDQETGIRLHAASGKFSSQSQTGETRLTAERDITVASNTGTVTVAASTHTLMNAAGAFMLFEGGDISLHGPGVITFSAGFIDLTVPASLPLKVPNLPKSQELIDASDKSWFSQQINAQEVLEIDADYEGMPYQIWKKGAKVCLAAGQLNADGLSTRLFTEQGEDISIIIGDASWEVFAPELPVPPAGHGDPDNDE
- a CDS encoding LysM peptidoglycan-binding domain-containing protein; this translates as MTNKVRDYEVAHGDTLWRIAKENRCTVGEIRALNPKIGSGDHLSIGQSLSIPDRLMEFTVRFLNLLKKPPTGVRYKLSVGKKVLATDKVTDEKYEVTLHVSEDDVVKIEAQLIGQSEMALVANWTVTRDKPVLVVQVNSAKIPSKTEPHPKTPDKLPAPTSSPPKPGPAAPAPAAPAATPPKPSSPPVAPAPKPAGPPAPAKPAPAPPSKPAAKPATPPANVDQGQANKKGENAQGKPEHKLLPGDCACGKDLTLEQLLAAFPAQKKAIVEKFVEPMNKMMKSYNIDSCLRKSHALAQIGHESGQLRYTAEVLPKGVKEADVYDGYKGRGLIQLTFKTNYVKYGEFVGKDFLGDNRGNLEKVDAATDSAGWFWVHGYATDLNTYADDNDLIQISTSINGAFNGFDDRVAIFKRAHKALNAPKCKVEKNRSADYLSFEKSLAYNKRDVAFAWAVWSDPDSKKHGLTKDAAVSKAAYQRFLELNKANPIKKTRFGFKSTADMIKLATEKTK